The Cydia splendana chromosome 8, ilCydSple1.2, whole genome shotgun sequence genome contains a region encoding:
- the LOC134793278 gene encoding large ribosomal subunit protein mL50, with amino-acid sequence MLRNVLLPLSRSSLQVMTVRHKQIKVPKVSKKLQSAAESLAARGFLRPNKPWDPPSGIEQTVLEICTENGLSMDAEFMSMKVKFTVLNACFQETGHSVPNSLLHSIETVEDLLEFYKTPVDTKTPFDSLKKMDLPKNLHVQEDYVRFHPDKDPLFNGQSVFPKSSTIVSGLKTRKKYEGYSAKRSWP; translated from the exons ATGCTGCGAAATGTTTTATTACCTTTGTCACGTTcgagtttacag GTGATGACGGTGAGGCATAAACAAATAAAAGTGCCTAAAGTCTCAAAGAAATTGCAGTCAGCTGCAGAATCACTAGCGGCCAGAGG ATTTCTCCGTCCCAACAAACCCTGGGATCCACCAAGCGGCATTGAGCAGACCGTCTTAGAGATCTGCACAGAGAATGGCCTGAGCATGGATGCAGAATTCATGTCCATGAAAGTCAAGTTTACTGTCCTGAATGCCTGCTTCCAGGAGACAGGGCACAGTGTACCCAATTCTTTGCTACATAGTATTGAGACTGTTG AGGACCTGTTAGAGTTCTACAAGACTCCAGTGGATACTAAAACACCATTTGATTCTTTAAAGAAAATGGACTTGCCCAAGAATCTGCATGTGCAAGAAGACTATGTCAGATTCCATCCtg acAAAGATCCTCTCTTTAATGGCCAGTCAGTGTTCCCCAAGAGCTCCACCATTGTCTCCGGCCTAAAGACAAGGAAGAAGTATGAGGGATACTCCGCTAAGAGATCATGGCCTTAA